DNA from Candidatus Neomarinimicrobiota bacterium:
TCCGGATGAGTCTGAACTCGGCAGGAAGGGAGAGGAACGTACCCTCGAGATGGAGCTCAAGCTTTTAGCCGATGTGGGTATTATCGGTTATCCGAATGCCGGAAAATCAACTCTCCTCTCCAGGATAAGCGCGGCGAGACCGAAGATAGCGGACTATCCCTTTACAACACTCGAACCCAACTTAGGTATTGTCGCCGTTGAAGAATACAAGAGTTTCCTCGTGGCGGACATACCCGGATTGATAGAGGGTGCGCATGAGGGTAAGGGTCTCGGCGACCGCTTCCTGAAGCATATCGAGCGGACCAAGATCATCCTTTATCTTATAGACTGCCTCGACGAATCTCCCGTTGAAACGTTTGATAAATTGAAGCATGAACTCGCTTCTTACACGATAGACCTTACAGGCAAACCTTTTCTTGTCTGCTTGAACAAATTAGATGCAGCGGAGGATAGAGATAAATTATCCTCGTTGAAAATAGGGGGGAATAAACCGTTTCTAATCTCTGCCGTAACAGGGGAGGGTGTCGATACACTTATTTATGGATTATGGGATGAGCTCGAAAAACTATCCGATTGAAGACATACTGAAGCTCTATCACGCGCCTAATGTAGGTCCTGCCACCTATATTTCGCTTGTGGACGAGTTCGGCTCGCCTGCCGATGTGTTCGGAAAGAGCGCAAACGAGCTCTGCAAGATCAAAAGGATAACGAAAGACAGGGCTTCGGCTATACTTGCCGACGATGCCGGAGAGTTCATATCGGAGCAGCTCGAATCTATCAACCGGACAGGGTGCAGGCTTGTTTCGTATTGGGATGATGAGTATCCGCAGCGGTTGAGGGC
Protein-coding regions in this window:
- the obgE gene encoding GTPase ObgE; this encodes MFVDYAVIRVKAGDGGNGIISFRREKHVPKGGPDGGNGGDGGSVIVQVDSNLTTLQDVKYRKSYKGKRGGHGSGSNKSGKSGEPAIFRVPPGTIIKDQTTGIVIADMTEVDESFVVAEGGKGGKGNAAFATATFQNPDESELGRKGEERTLEMELKLLADVGIIGYPNAGKSTLLSRISAARPKIADYPFTTLEPNLGIVAVEEYKSFLVADIPGLIEGAHEGKGLGDRFLKHIERTKIILYLIDCLDESPVETFDKLKHELASYTIDLTGKPFLVCLNKLDAAEDRDKLSSLKIGGNKPFLISAVTGEGVDTLIYGLWDELEKLSD